The DNA window ACATTGGTGCTGCATTTCTCTCTGCAAACCCTGTCTTTCATGCTCGTACCAAAcacattgagattgattttcattttgttcgtgAACGTGTTGCTCGTAAGACACTTATCATTCAATACATATCAACTCGTGATCAGATTGCAGATATCCTTACTAAAGGTCTTTCATCTAaatatttttcactttttcGTGACAAGCTCACAGTCTGTGCCACACCGTTTCGCTTGCGGGAGGATGTTAAACAACAAAACTCTTCATCGGTATCAACAACAGAAATTAACCACAAGAGTTAATTTATCTGTAGTTACTTTACTTGAGTATATCAAAGGTCGCATTGATTaatgtatgtatatttattgatcattatattatgtatttaatcaTGTATTGTAACCACACATTCTCATCAAGGAAAATAGCCAAAACTTATTTACGGCTAAAATAATtctatctatattttatttctttcttaggGCTTCACATTAAGGTATGATTACACACGATAATGTATTGACTGAatcacactttttttttctgttCTTATGCTCAAAGAGAATGTCTTTTTCGCCTTAAATAATGTGGCACACAAATGATATATGATTAGTTAATGATTTCATATTATTAGGGTGTCggataaaaatgaatattaagtGTGGGAGGttgaatactgaattttaagtGACAAATGAGTTGAGTGTATGGAAATAAAATGttgaataaactaaataattatttgaattttaagtaaGTGCTTGATATGGAAAATGGTTTGATAAGATGTAAGACTAATGtaggaaaaatattttaaaactattttacaCTTCTAGAGATGTAATTTGCTTAATTTCATTTTCGTTTGGTTGGATGGAAGAACTTGCCGCAGCTTCTGGaatcaataagaaaataagGTTTAAAGTTATCTTTTGTAGGCTCTTCTTATGCTTATTGAAAAATAAGTGATTTTTAGTAACAactatcaaataaatttaattcaaaactgATACAATGTGATGCATTATGTGTGAACACTTGTTTATTAGcaataatacatttaattgtgccctttttcttctttaattagAACAAAAATATCACCACTGATATTAAAAGTGGACACAAATTTTAATGTGAGTTCTTTTTAATACTTATCTTAGGTTGTCATCTTTATAAGTTATAGGGATCAATTGGAGCTTGCTCCTCAACTCATTTGTAAGCTCTGTAAGCATTCAAAGTTTGGTCATTCATTGTGTAACGTTACTGTTCTTAAAAAATccgaaaataaagaaaatgggTAATTTTTCATGTTCTAGTTGCTCATTGTATCTTATTGCATAGTTTAATTATGAATGTAGATGGGTTAAGATGTTTGGAATGAACCAAAAatgaaaaactcattttcaaatgtTTAGGATCCGCCTGTGCAGTGGCTTTGCTGAAACTTGAAGGTTCGACCAGGAAAAAACATGTGGCTGTGTTTCTGGTTGAACGGGCAAAAAAGGGCCAAAAGAAACAAATGAAAGAATAGCTAGGAATCGAAACTAGGCTCTTTCTGTTTATCAAATAACCCATCaagtaggggtgttcaatatttggtctgaaccgaatatccgaccgaattcgaattcaccgaattcgaataaaccgaattcgaatttcattttcggttttcgaatcgaattttaaaccaattcgaattcaaatacggttttcgaattgattttcgagtttgggtttcaactcgaaaaccaaaccgaaaaccgaattcaaattttattatttattcttccaaacttaacttaagaataagttcaaaataatcaaactataatattttgaattaagatttataataaaagaaaaaaatcaaacaaaaactctagtggtagaatagtacacTACCTTGGTATAGACCCCGGGTTCAATTCTTGGTtggtacattttattttgagtttaaaataaaagaaaattgaatttggtttgaattcgaattattcgaagttcaaaccgaatataaaattcgaattcggttcggtttaattagaatttattcgaattcggttcggttttcgaatttacgaaaaaaaacaaaaaattcgaagaaaccgaattgtggaactcgaataacccgaaaccgatgaacacccctaccATCAAGTACATGAGCTTTCCTTTGTTTCCTAGAAAACGAAATAAAACAAGTGTGCTTCCTCCTAGGAATCGAGCCTAAGATCTCTTCCACCATCTCAAAAGTTTGATCTCCGAACCAACTAGACCAAGACACTGCTTATATTCAAGTCACGCAACCTGGGATCACAATCACTTTATCAGCAGCAGATGGCCTAAGGGctagtttgttttaatattttatttcttctattATAACATGTATTTAAATACCTTAATTAACTCCAGAAATCCCCCAACAAAATATAATGACGTAGGTACTAGCATTTCAATTTATTTCATTGCGTTTTAGATTTATGATAATGACATGGACGCATGccttaaaaatataatgatacGAAACTAGACACATGTTTAGGTCTGAGTTTATTTTAGACGCATAACTTAGGATTGGACAAATAATGtgtgaaataatattcttttaaatagtcaaaagtttaaaataagaaGTTTAAAAGTTTACAATTAACTGGTAGGCTTCATTCAAATTTCTATATTTCGTTTTGTGAATTCTAGATATGATAATGACCACGGTTTTAAGCATTTTGAAATCTGCTGCATTTCCGGGGGACTGCTTTGTAGGTGCTGGAAGTCCTTTTTTAAAATGAAGCATAATGGTTCCATTGACAAGACTAGGGCTGAATTTACTGCTCTCTGCATGCAACCATTCACTCTGTTCAAATGATCCAAGGTACATTATTGTTGTTCATTGCATTTGATTTTATGGCGAGTATGTTTGAATCTCCATGTTACAAGCTTGCTTCTCTTGCTTAAATGAATAATTGATACTTTCATTGATTTTATTATGTGTCTtaacttaaaatttaacttatttttttacaattgttAAGGTTTTTACTATGTCTCCCAATGGATTAACTTCCTGATCTTGTACCTACTGTTCTTACTGACGATTCaatacaagttttgaatatctTTGCACAAGGAAGAAATACTTTGATATGGTTATGCAACTATGCATTGGGTTATGCAGGATACTATGTTTTCCAATGGAATAACTTCCAGGAAAATAATCTATCACATTATTCTGTCTTCTTTCAATTTCCCTTTCTTTTGTGGGAGCAGGGCTGACGACTATGACAATGTTCATATTTCTAGTTTTGTCTTAAGAGGATATATATTTCATGGATCTATGTGAAACAATTTCCATATTtctattttgattaataacaatACAGTGTGCTCAAACATTTGTTTACTTGATAGATTAGCAAAACTAAACCAAGGAAGAACACATTTAATGGACCAGGAAAGATgatcttattttcttaaataagtGGAGGCTTATTTCATTAGAATAGGGCTCCTTGATTTCATTCAGCCATTACAATTATCTTCTATTTAATTCATCTAATATATATGGTTGCAGCTGTGTTTCTCATTGGTACTTATACTGTTGAATGGAACTTATTGCATAAAAGCTTGAATCAATTTTAATCATTTCTAGTTGTGTGCTACAATCATCTATCTAATGAATGAAGCTCAATTTGCTTCCTAAACATGCATCAAAAGCTATGAGTTGGGTTTGAACTTATAGAGGATAAATGTCATTCTTTCACCCAACATCCAGCCTAGGCTACAGGGCACTCTTCTCGAACTAGTGCAGAGAGAAAGAACAGGGGAAATCATGGTTGGTTGCTAGCTTGCTATGAAAGAGGTAATTCATTACTGGCAATTCAATTTGGGCtgttttattatgaaaatttgtCAATGTGATAAAAGTAAGATAAAAAGAATCTACATTTGGCTAAAAGTTGTGATCGCTACAAATTTCTGACCAAAGTCTAAAATTTTTGCATAAATTTATGCCCGTTCTTCCAAATGTTccaaattgatttttgaaagaGATTGTGATTGATTAAAGATGTGATAAACTACCGGTTTCCATATAGGCCATATATTACTGCTAGATTTTACAGAATTTCTTTGTGTTGGTgcatattttatatcatttttcttttggtTGCATAGAATGAATCAATTTGTGGGATCTCTTTTCTACTGTcacttattattaaaaaaaataaatcagtctTCTTATAATGCATGTGTATACTTTTGTTTTCAGATAAGTCTTTCTCTAGGGAACCATAATAAGGAAAATTCTTTTGCCCACTTCAGATGTGTGGAACAGTCAAGGACCAGTATCTGTTGATGATGGTGATTCACTCAAGTCATCTAATTGTGTCCTCAATCTAAACAACTAGAGACAATTGGGAGCCACTTCCTGGAAGTCCTTTTGAAAATGAAGCATAATGGTGCCATTGACAAGACTAGGGCTGGATTTACTTCTCGCGTTCACTCTGCTCAAATGATCCAATGTACATTATTGTTGTTCATTACATTTGATTTTAGGACGAATATGTTTGAATCTCCATGTTACAAATTTGCTGTTCTTGCTTAAATGAATAAATCATAATtcaatgattttattatttgtcttaacataaaatttaacttgttttaaGATTGTGAAAGTTTACTATGTTTCTAATGGAATAAATTCCTGATCTTGTGTACCTATTGTTGTTACTGAGGTTTCgatacaagttttgaatatctTTGCACAAGGAAGAAATACTTTGCTATGGTTATGCAACTATGCATTGTATAACTTATACAGGATTTAGTGGGTTTCTTGAAGAGGACTTGGTTTTGTCTTATTTTGAAAGAACGTGAggaaacaaatttgaaaatgaatagaGCAGATGCAGGGTTAAAGGACTCTGCCATGAATagattaacatttttttttttgtagaaaaCTCCTTATCATACTTTACAAAGATCAGAAGGAAAGAAACAAgaatattaaatgaattaagaaTGGAAGAAGTTTTAACAAATTGCTACAATCACACAAAATAAATACAGCCCAAAtcaaatatttcttaataaaaacaTCACAAACACCATATTTGCACTATATTTCAAGGTTTTAAAGCAACTCCAATAATAATTCTAACATAAAATACTATCAAAACTTAAATCCATACAAATTATGTTTGTCATCTTCAAATCTGAGCATTCTGACCCTGAAGAAGTCCATCCCGAATCTGCGAAGCAATATCCCTAACTGCCCCGGGTCCATGTGGGATGAAAACAGCCGAAGATTTAGAAGAAGCTCCGATCTCTTTCATTGTGTCGAAATATTGTGTCACAAGAACCATGTCCATCACATCTTTAGCACTTGTACCAGGAACATTCTCGGAGAATGCAATCACACTGTCTCTAAGACCATCAACGATGGCTTGTCTCTGCCTAGCGATACCGAGTCCAGATAAGTACTTCGATTCTGCTTCTCCTTCAGCTCGTTTAATTTGCAGTATTTTCTCTGCTTCCGCCTTTTCAGTCGCAGCTACCCTAAGTCTAGCAGCTGTGTTTGTTTCACATACACATTTTCATGTTCATCATGATCAAGGAAAAGGTATAAAAGAAAATCTATATatacaaatgaaacaaaaggttacaaaatataatttgtataccaaaatatgataaatccaaaaatatcacaaatttaagaaatttggatcatgatttaACAAATAATCTAATCATAATATAGAGAAAGTCTATACCAAATGAAATCCAAGCTTAACCTATAATTTGGACCATGATCGTAGAGATAATCTgatcataaaataaatcaaaataaagtaaCTAAAACCACACTATAATTATGCTCGTAATCCATACAAAATCATAAAACAAACGcaaataaaaaagaagttattttcagttttaactTGGGTAATTTTCCAACTAAATAGTGATTGCGATAAAATTCTGGTTTTCAAAATAGACTAAAAAAATAAAGCCAATGAAATCAATTATCAATAACAAGAGTGAATATTCACCTGCATTTATCTCGTTCATTGCCCTCTTCACCTGTGCATCTGGCTCAATATCCACAATTAGAGTTTGGACAATTTCATACCCGTAAGCAGACATAGCCTACAAAGATTGTAATGGAAAATAAAAGCATGTTTCAGCCATAGGACTTTTATTTCTTTGAAATAAGATGATGTTATTACCTTTGCAAGTTCTCTTTCAACAGATTCAGCTATCTCATTCTTCTGTTCAAATGCAGAATCCAATTCCATCTTTGGAACGCTAGCTCTAATAACTGAAATTCATACAGAAACAAGGAGGGTAACTTTTAATAAGTATAAAATAGTTATACAAAAAGCTATGTTGCATCCTGTTTGAGCCTTACCATCAAAAACATAGGCCTGAATTTGTGCTTTAGTATTACTGAGCTTGTAGAAAGCATCAGAAGCTTTGTCTGCCAAAGCACGATACTGAATAGATGCAACAACCGTCACAAAAACATTATCCTGAAACAAACACAATCTACAAGTTTAATAACGAATCTCAAAAGACTATTATACAAAAACATAACAACATTACACCTTCGTTTTAGTTTCGCAGCGAACGTCAATCTGCTGTACACGAAGAGATAAAGTTCCAGCTAATTGGTAACCTAAACACCAAGGTAAACAGTGACACCCTGGACTAAGTATGTCATCAAATCTCCCAAATTGTTCCTTAACAGCAACAGTGGACTGATCAACCTGAACACAACAAAGTGCCTGCCCCATAACTCAATCCTACAGACAAGATGATTATATAGATTGTATTATGAAGGTTCATATTATCCTCTTATGATCTCTTTCTGCTACCTATACGCTCAACATAACAACATATAATGAATAATTGAACAAGTTCATACATCAAATAGTATCATCAAACATATTTCTGCTATAAACCCTAAGTAAAGTCAGTGAAAATCGTAGATAGTGAGATTTAAGCACTATTGCAACACAGTTACAGATTTAATCATAAATCTATAAGAAACGCATAAACAATTGGATTGATAATCGAAGGAAAATAGACCTAACGAACAAAATTATCCATAAAAGAAATGGCGGCcgaatttcaatatttaatcaGCAGAATCTTCACAAAGAACAGTCAAACAAACAGAAATTTCTCCAAACTGATCTGAATGAACAAGTGATTTGCAAAAAGAAAAGTGATATTCCATTGAAATTGAAACAAAAACATATACAAAATAGACATCAATAGAACGCGTACAGATGCAGTCGAAAGCGTTTACCGTCCGGCGATAGCGTAAATCAACCACAGATATGCAGAGAGTGCGTGTTTGAGAGAGATGCCCATCGAAGcgaaaagtatatatatatatatacatacacgaAGAAGAAGACTACTCTGTTTTGCCCCCACCAAAATAGACAATATACCtctttttacaataatataaattaataatattatatacaatacaattaatataattagtgaaaataatttttaaattaaaacgtggaaataaaaaaaagtaaggtaTAAATTTGAGACTTTAtccgatttaaaaaaaatatcaatgcATAATACAGGACATAACATGGGATTATATTGACTATCAAGATTGTGAAAATAgtaataattgatatttatgaCAAggttaattaaatagaaaaaatataaaatatctgttttatttttcttccatTCATGATTGTGTGAACAATAATTATACAAGTATTTATAAGACTTTAATACTATGAATATGAAAATGATTGCTAGTCTGGAAGTACCTGTAgtcaaatttaacaaatattaatacattattattattattattttgctaaATAAAAAAAGACCATGGTGCCTGTCTTAATTTCTTTGACATTTCATAAAGAAGTTCCTTTGCACATGACAATtgtaagggcttgtttgatttgaatagtgatgatagttttatttttggaaaacatgttatatatagtgtttcattacttttattttgttaCCTTTTTCTATACAAACATgcattttcataaataaatagttgtctaaaaaaaattaattcaaagcCATAATTATTTCATAACTTGGATCCATACTACTTTGGAAGATTTTGCGTTGGCTATCTTCTCAAAGTCAGATTCGTCGACAGATCTGTATAGTAAATACAGAGTCGTCATGTCTTTAGCTCGAACGACCTTCAACGCGTTCAGTTGGGCATTTGAATACCCATTTGTGTTTGTCGGTTCCTCATACTAGTCTCAACCACATTCCAGTTATCTTGGGAGCCGAAAAAGGCCTTCATCTGCACTTTCTAGTTGTCGTAGTTGACGTCTTTTGTTAACTTGAGTAGTGAGATGTCATTGGTTAGACCTATCATTTTTCTCAAGTGTATACACTCAATACACACCTCACAAAGCTCTCaatcacttttttttctctctcagcCAGCGCACACCGAGACGTTCTTTTTTTAGGCTGACAGATTCTCTCACGCTCACCTCGCACACAatagctctaataccaatttaTTGGTAAGAAAATggcaaaatatattttttcttattcatcTCAAATGGATTCTTATACAAGTTTTATTAGAAAGCATAAACTTTCCATATGCTTGACTTttcaaatgacaaaataaattattgtgcaTATGAATAGTTCCTCCACTCAAATCTCTTGGTTATCCCATTCACCCCTGAATCATTATTATTACTCtatgaatattaaatatcaaaaaaaatcttattaatttaagttattcaacaaatttccccttaaacttaaataatattctcATCTCTCATTTCAATCAGCCTTTTACAATTCTCCAGTAGTGTGGTCGATAGTGGTTTGGTGAAAACGTCAACGGTTTGAGCTCGACTTTCAACATGCTTCAGCTCAACCTTTCCTTCTCTGActtgttctcggatgaaatgaaaTTAGGCGTTGATGTGTTTGCTCCTTCCGTGATTAACCGGGTTCTTTGCCAACTCGATCGCCGACTTGTTATCAACTCGTATCACAGTCCCTTCATCTCGGATCACTCCAAAATGTATTAGTAAATTTGAAAGTCAGACTACATGACACACGCTCCAAGAGGCCGCCACATACTCGGCCTCGCAGGTTGACAAAGTTACAATAGGTTGCTTTTTTTACAACTAAGTAAAATTTGTATTCCCGAGTAGGAATACATAACTTGAAGTACTTTCCggtcatcaacatcaccacaccaatcactatccgagtaacccactaatcggtagtcatttgattttgaatagaaAAGACCAAGTAAAAGGGTTCCTCGAACATATCTCATAATTCTCTTCAAGGCCTTCCAATGTGTATAGCTTGGATCCTCCATAAATCTGTTTGCTATCCCAACACTCAACATTAGGTCGGGTCTCGTGTTTGTAAGATACTTTAGACTTTCAATTAAGCTTCGATATCTCCAAGCATCAACTcgttctcctccatcaaactTCGAGAGTTTAATGTATGGTTCCATTGGAGTATAAACTAGGTTGCAGTCTTCCATTTTAAGcttctttaaaatttcaagcGCGTACCTCTCTTAGGATATACAAATCTTTTCATCCGACTGCTTCACTTCtaggccaagaaaatatttcatcagaCATAATTCTGTCATctcaaacttcttcttcattatctCCTTAATCAGTTTTATGTTGCTTCCGGTGAATATGAGGTGGTCAACATAGAGAGCGACTaccatcatattattttttgatttctTTGTTTACAAGGCATGAACGTACGGATATTGCTCGTACCCATTTTCTTGAAATACTCGTCAATCTCTCATCCCAAGCACGAGGAGCCTGTTTCAGCCCGTAGAGGACTTTTCTAAATATCAGCACCTTCTTTTCATCACCTCTCTTCATATACTCGAGTAGTTGCTCGACATACACCTCCTCCTTCAACACTCCATTTAGAAAGGATGAGTCCAAATCCATATGTAGAATCGGCCATTTGTTCTGAGCAACTAATGAGATTAGAAGTCGGATTGACTTCATTCTCATGACAAGAGCAAAGACTTCATCATAATCAATTCCCTCCTTTTGTCTATATACCTTCACCACAAGTCGAGGCTTATAACGCTCAACCTCTCCCTcaacattcatctttttttgtACACTAATTTTACTCTAATTGGTCGAGCTCCTTTAGGAAGTTCGGTCAGCTCCCAAGTTTTGTTGCGTTCAATTGCCTTAATTTCTTCATCCATAGCTGATCTCCACTTCTTGTCTTGTACaactttctcaaaattcaaatcttctgAGTAGCCAGGAGACATACAACATGGACTTCATTTGTAGTATCATATATCTCTCGCAGACTTCTCATTATGGGTTGTAGAACCTCAGATTCATCTTTTGAAAGCTCGGTGGTTATTGATATCGGAGGCATATCAACCTCTGaacttttttctttctcaatcaGGTTACTCCAATTCCATGCCAACTCACCATAAATTTCTTGTTAACatgatcaaacaatttatatgcctTAGATTTTTCATCATACCCGATCAATATGTACATCTTGTTCCAATCTTCTAATTTTGTCATGTGCTAACTTGGTATTTGCCCATAGGCCACACTACTGAACACCTTGAGATGAAAGACACTCAGCTTCATACCACTCCAAATCTTCTGAGGTGTCTTCTCTCCTAGCTTTGCATGTGgacatttatttttcacataGACTGTGCACTGCACTGTCACTGCCCAAAACTTCTTCTGcatattatttcttttgaacATAGATCGAACCATATCGAGAATAGTTTGTTTCTTTCGTTCCGCTACACCATTTTTCTGTGGAGAATATGGAGCATTCAAGAAACGCTTGACTCCATATTCCTCGTAGTATTTGTTGAACTCGGTAGAAGTGAACTCACATCCTCTATCAGATCGGACTGTTTTTGATAACtttgtttatttctttctcCGCCATCACTTTAAATTTCTTGAAGGTTTCAAACACTTCTAACTTCTccttcataaaataaacccacgTTTTTctcgaaaaatcatcaattaaagagAGGAAGTATCTATTAACACTGAATGATTATGGATTTATCGACCCACATAAGTCGGTATGGATCAGTCTGAGTTGTTCATTTGCTCTGTATTCAGAACTGTTTGCGAAAGAAGTCATCACTTTCTTCCCGATCACACATTCTTCACAGAACTTCTTTTCGAATATAATATTAGGCAGTCCAAGCCCCATCTCCTTTTTCACCAGCTCGTTCAAGCTCTGAAGTGAAGATGACCAAACTGATAACGTCACTCCATGACCTTATCCTCTAGATCGAGTGGCATACAtttatcttgaactattttaagttCAAGTTTGTACATacgatttttcttcatttctacctAGGCAATGAGCCTCCTGAGTTTATCCTTCAGTTATAGTTCTTGGTTCTTCATCAGAACCAAGTATCCTTTCTCCATTAATTGTCCTATGCTCAGTATGTTGCTTTTGAGATCAGGTACGTAGTAAACATCTCTAATCTCTTTGATTCCTCCATTTCTCTATTGATGTCTAATCGTTCCTCGACCTTTGACGGCTACTTTTGAAGCATCACCGAAAGAAATGGATTCAGACTCCATCTTTGAGAGTATTTTGAATAAGATATTGGCACCATACATGTGGTTACTTGCGCCAATATCCAAGTACCAAAATGAGTTATCATAATAGCTCGGTCTAATCTCGATTTCTGGAATTTTTGTCACCAGCAACaatccttcatcttctttctcaacAAAGAAGTTTGTTGGTTCCTCCTTTTTCTTCTCGAATCTATAATCTTTGAAATATGACCCAACTTTTCGTAGTTGTAGCATTTTATCGAGTAATAATCCTTGAAATATTCTCATACTttccacagttataacactcaATATTGTTGATTGTGTTTGTCCGGACATCCCGAGTTTGACCTCGTCCATGCCAGTTTTATTGGCCAAATTGCTCATttcctcttcctcctcttcctctaccACCTAGGCTTCTGCCTCTTCCTCTAGTTCTCTGAGCATAGAGCACATTCTCCTCTTTTATTGTTGTTTTCGCTTGGAGAGTCTGTTCAAGGGACTCTCCCTTCTTATTTTCCCTTCTTGTTCATGCGCTTCTAGGGACCAAACAAGCTCTTCAATGGTGAGCGTTGATAAATCCTTGGATTCCTCTATTGCGCACACGATATTTTCGAAATTATATGTCAATGACCTTAGAATCTTTTCAACAACTCGGTTTGATGAAAGTCTCTCACCATTCCGATTCAACTTGTTCACCACGGTTTCCACCCGAGTAATGAACTCAGATACATTTTAGACTCTTTCATCCTCATGTTTTCCAGATTGCCCATTGGAGTTTGAAGTCGGACTTGCTTCACCCGTTCGTCTTATTTGTTTGCTATTTCGAGTGTATTCCATGCTACTTTAGAAGATTTTGCGATGGCTATCTTCTCAAAACTAGATTCGTCGACAGATCTGTATAGTAAATATAGAGTCGCCATGTCTTTAGCTCGAACGACCTTCAACGCGTTCAGTTGGGCATTTTAATACCCATATGTGTTTGTTGGTTCATCATACCTAGTTTCAACCACATCCTAGTTATCTTGAGAGCCGAAAAGGGCATTCATTTGCACCTTTTAGTTGTCGTAGTTGACGTTTTTGTTAACTTGGGTAGTGGGATGTCATTGGTTAGACCTTCCATTTCTCCAAGTGTTTACACTCAACACACACCTCACAAAGCTTTCGATCGCTTTTTATTTCTCTCAGTCAGCGCACACCGCGACGTTCTTTTTTTAGGTTGGCATGTTCTCTCACCCTCACCTCACACACAAtaactctgataccaatttgttggtAACAAGAgggtaaatatatttattcttattcatctcaaataaatttttacaagTCTATAAAGCATAAACTTTTTATATCTTgactatttaaattataaaataaattattgtgcaTATTGAATAGGTTCTCCCACTAAAATATCATGATTATCCACCTACCATGaatcattattattactttaaggCTATGTTTGTTATGTGGTATATAACTGTAGATATTGTATACatatctataataaattataatagttgtttggccatttaatatttatataaacagaGTTAGTGTTATTTAAGTATAGTTTATACCTTGAAAAAAGGTATTATATAATACACACTCCTACCTGTAtaagatttataaattttaatatttttattttatcctttaattttatataataggatacaattaataataattatttaaattaaaatttttgtactatatttaaaatacaattaataataataactaatatta is part of the Impatiens glandulifera chromosome 1, dImpGla2.1, whole genome shotgun sequence genome and encodes:
- the LOC124918744 gene encoding hypersensitive-induced response protein 1-like is translated as MGQALCCVQVDQSTVAVKEQFGRFDDILSPGCHCLPWCLGYQLAGTLSLRVQQIDVRCETKTKDNVFVTVVASIQYRALADKASDAFYKLSNTKAQIQAYVFDVIRASVPKMELDSAFEQKNEIAESVERELAKAMSAYGYEIVQTLIVDIEPDAQVKRAMNEINAAARLRVAATEKAEAEKILQIKRAEGEAESKYLSGLGIARQRQAIVDGLRDSVIAFSENVPGTSAKDVMDMVLVTQYFDTMKEIGASSKSSAVFIPHGPGAVRDIASQIRDGLLQGQNAQI